In Megalobrama amblycephala isolate DHTTF-2021 linkage group LG9, ASM1881202v1, whole genome shotgun sequence, the sequence TTTGAAATTTTAttgtcattagcaatacttcaTGGGATTGTATTTCCGGAACACTAACAAAGGAATTGTCAAAATATTGAACATGGCTAAACAGATTTTAATTTTCCTCATACTACAAACACAATATCAGTTGTCCATCATATTCCCTCATTTGAATCTGTTTCAAGCTATAATTTGTGGTTTGAAATTCTTATTCGCATTTCTGGAAATCCGTTTTAGTCTGACAGCTCTGATTTATGTGACCTTCTCACGCCACGTAAAACGTAAACTTCAGACGCTGTTATAGACCATTTGTGTGTTTGAAAACGGCCATGATGTGGTTTGTGGGTagaaaatgacagttctgcagtagcagtctatggaaaccacagaataaaagaataaaaatggtaattCTGAGTCTATATCTCACACTTCCAACTTTTTTCTTGGAATtcagagtttatatctcacaattctgagaagaaaaatcaaatttgcaagatataaacttattattctgtctttttttcctcagaactgcgagtttatatcccacaattcagactttttttctctgagaaTTGTGGTATAAACTtgaaattgcaagttataatgtctgaattgggagatataaactGACAATTGCAATAAAATGAGATGATAAATGTTACAGGTTTAAAGGTTATGTATGTCAAATgttatatgtttaaatatgtcatgctGTAACTATGCCCCCTATGAACTATCCAGTTGGatacacaaataatcagatttggactgacagtgtgaatgtaGCCTAAATGTCTCCTGATCCAGACTGTGATAACTTGTTTCTCTTCCATGCTGTCTTGTCAAAGGTGAAGATGTGGTAGATTTAACTTGTGAAGGGTCTGAACCTGCGGTTGTTGACCTCACCAATAATGATTCTATTGTGGTGAGTCTTCAACACTTGTACTCAACATTTGTACTAAAGTAAAGGTTGAATGAAGCTTGTGCTTTCTATTCTTTGGTTGTGTTGGTATTATTAAGAgtgttttaatgtattgtctCTTTTCTGTCTCTCCCTTCTCTAATCGTCTCATGGGATCAAGGTTGTGGAAGATGGTAATGTACTATTCTGTTTGTAACTTCTGATTTATGAGTTATTTTTGATAAAAGCATGCTATAAACAGATAAAggtaatgtaaatgtagttttcattaaatataatgttggaggatttgtggtggatttaaaataatatgatgACACTGTGCCACTTCACAGAATCATACTTATTGTAGTGGCAGTGAAATGAAatggtttttaaaaatgttttaactatgtCTGTCTTTACATTGATGTTTGTGTTGCAGGTGTGCAAAGCAGACGTGGACAGGGCACAGAGAGTTACGTACTGAGCAGTGATGAAGAGGAGGAGTCCAGTCTCAGACTTAGTCCGGGTTTACTGTCCTCTCTACATGCCAGCTCACAGGCCAGGTACCTCCATCTCTCACAGATTTATATCGGCCTATGTAGGGATGGGCGATAAAACGTTCGATGTAATGTTGTATGTCCATGGACCATTTATCCACTCGGCTCGAAGTTCAAACTGCAGCGCAGGCTTACTGTAGCAGATGTGTTTATTCGCTGACAGGTCTTGGTCACATGACCATTAAACAGCGCTGTGAGATCCAGTGAGAAGTGCTTAAATTCAGCCAAGAACACAAATGTCTTGGTGATAACTAAGCCAGATGAAACCGAGCTGACAAACAGGAGAAACACTGTGCGCAACAATATAGTCAGAGGCTTTTCAATCTACAAATCGCCATCATTTACCATGGATTTGCTGTAGTAACACTAACTGCACCTTGGTATTGTGGCAGAAATGTGGGCTATTcatatcatattttattatatcattAATGTAGACGTgttgaaggattagttcactttaaaatgaaaattaccccaagcatccaagctttataatagcagtgaacgggaccaacgagtatgaagctgaagaaagtgcatccattcatcataaacgtACATGTTGCGCCAGTTACGCTTTTTTCGTAATTTGAAAATGGAAGGAGTAGGATGAAgagtaagcattttgaactgcgagagttttactgcagtctggtggaagctagatattttactttataacttgttagatatttttcttactcaaacgcttcacttcagaaggcctttattaaccccccggagccatgtggagtatgtttatgatggatgaatgcactttcttgagctttatactcattcactgccattataaagcttggatgcgtcaggatacatcagaaagaaaaaagtcatacacctaggatggcttgagggtgagtaaagcttggggtaattttcattttaaattgaattaatcttttaaatgtattaaaggaGTAatggaatattattacagtattttttgtgatttaaaCTCTAGCATTTGGGCATTTATACTATTTAGGCTACTGTATTTTATACAAATACCATAGAAACCATATAGTTACATTTTACCATGGTATTGAGGTGCAGTTATGTGTGGTTTTAACTGGTTGTCATGATTTAAATATATGCTACTATGGAAGACCAAtggttaattttaataaaactcaaacagtcagaatatttaaattttaccaTATAAAAATGAGGTTACAATTTTTATAcatgttaatgtttttgttttttttaatgaacgtAAAACTCAAGCTACTGCTACTATCAGCTCAAAATACTGACAAATGTGCATTTCTAAGAGGCAAAACatgtagtattattattattattattattattattattattattattgcaaccTGCAATGCAAACTGTGCTGAAGATACATGCCACAAAGTCAAGAAACACAAACCTGTGTTTGTGatattaaacaatatttatgatattaatgaaTATTGATATTAAACAATATCACCCTTCAGCACATGCAGAAACTAAGTAATTAATTTTTCTACGAAGATGTTTTGTTAAGGAAAAATGACTGGAAAAATGTAAAGAAACATGAAGTTCTGACCATAAAGAGTAGTTTAAAACCACGATTGTTGGTCTGGTTTCTACAACTTTCACTTAGGAGCAAAAATCTGCCCTTAAACTTGAAATGAATAAGGAATTGACATTATCATGGTAATTATCGATATCGACTGATATGAAAAATTTTATCGTGATAATTATTTTGGCCATGTCACCCAGCCCTAGGCCTATGCTAAATGATAATCTTAATCCTTGTATGCAGATTTTGTGGATGCAGCTTTGTGAACTTTTACACTAAGTTAGCATCTAGTTAACTAGTCTAGATCAGTCTGTATTCCTCCATATTCTCCTGTTgacttgtttttttgtgttctgCTGACCGTAGGTCTACACCAGGTGCTGTTAGCTGTCCTGTTTGCATGGATGCTTATTCAGAGGTAAGTTATGTGCGCGACTAAGGTAAATAATCATATATGCAGTTCATTTAAGCCTAAAATATTCTTTGTTCGATGCATGTGCATTACAACAACTCTTTTGAGAGAATGTTACATCATTGCCCACATCCTGAGCAATCTCTCTCTCCACAAGTTCTAACCAGTTGTACAAATGCGGGTACTTTCCGCCCTCTTTGCACAGTCTCTCATCCATGTAGCTGTTCATTGTTGTTGTAGCTGGCAAACGCTTTTCTCTGTTCCAcatttctttgactaccttgtgaatcaaaGGTTCTTGTGGACAAACTAATTGGTGCAAAAAAAATTCAATGCACATATGCAGATTGTGTGTAAATAGAAAAATCGGGCTGCACACATACAGTGTACTTTGGGCTTTATATGTTTAATTCACCACAAAATGaatgctgtcatcatttaagGCCAATCGACCCTTtgctgggagtttgattgaaaggcgatctaaccaatcataatgccgcAGCCACCGTTTTGTCCGATAAAGCAGTCCGGAGAGGTAGTAGATTAATGTccgtggacttgaacttgaaaaatggtgtgtactgacatctttccttggttgaaacaacatttctgCCCTACAAAGCAAAAAGGCAGTAACTACGCAGAGTGCAGAACTGAGAAAAATTACTTAAAAGTTATCCTGTCATCCAGCTAAGTAGTTGTAGGTAGATTATTGGACATGTTGCTGTTATGTTACTTTATATTAGCTTATTCTTTGTACATATCAATCCTCATATTTAATTTGTCACATAACAAAGGATGCCTtgaatgtcatgaaaatgacaaTAACTAATTTTTGACCAAAAATGCAGTTACTGCCTTTTTGCTTTGTAGGGCAGATTTCTTTTTatgttatttcatgtttatttgattctATAATTTAACTAgttggaagagatgatcggttcgcgccccgcttgaactgaggcactacagcgatctgtaatgacacattaaagagccacataatggtatttattgtttaaatgtgtccctggaccacaaaaccagtcatactGTAAgtgtcaattttttgaaattgagatttatacatcatgtgaaagctgaataaataataagCGTTCCATTGAtatatggtttgttaggataggacaatatgaCCGAGATACGACTATTTGAAAACCTGGAATCtaagggtgcaaaaaaaaaaaaaaaaaaaatattgagaaaatcgcctttaaagtagCCCTTAGCAATGcttatccactcacaaaaatatatttttttaacggtaggaaatttacaaaatattttcattgaacatgatctttacttaatatcctaatgatttttggcataaaagaaatcgataattttgacccatacaatgtattgttggctattgttacaaatatacccgtgtgtCTTAtggctggttttgtggtccatggtcacaaatttctttaaaaaatgacaaaatttgaaagAGACTTTCCTGcactgtcttgtctgtcgacatgttgtcagtgtcctgtttgctccgtgatgtatttttcactgcgtgagaacatgTGTGGCCTGAGAGTGCCATGGCTTGTCTGACAtggcaacagtaactaaagggtcagttcacacTGCACCAACAGACGGCAACAGACACTTTGTCTTTACATATGTCTGCATCTGTTGGTGTCAGTTTgagctttgttttatttattttttttaaaacgtcGGTTTGAATGAACAATTCAGTGACTCGCTCATAGAgattcacttgtttcattacaggATGAATCGGCATTTTTGAACTATTTTcttgattcaatgacaaatacatttaagtcacttgtcgccacccaCTGGTGAATGATGCAATTGatatattctttattttaagcattaagttactttcaaaaggtgattcactgtattttgatcactaCTGTAGACATCAAACCATAATTCTTTATTCCCAGTACTTCTATGATCATTTGAATTTTtgcaacacagaaataatgatgcTGTGTGGTGGAAAAGAccgtttgtgaagctgtttcatacctatacaTGACAGCTGCTCTCTCTTAATCTGTACTCTTCATTCATCAGCTGGGaaaaaaaatcgttctgaaagtgattccaacaacATTCCTCTGTGCCGTTATCATTATGgtgatttaaacattttttttagaactgTATCATTATCCTTGGTTTCAAAGGGCCTTTAATGATGAACCATTTTGATTGTGGATGAAATGATTTAATTGACCTAAATATTTCTTCTAATCAATAATATGATTTATTTCTCTGTTTAAATAATACGTCTGACTTTGTAAATGCATCTTTGATTCCATTTCCAGATCATTGACAGTGGTCGGCTCATGGTCTCCACAAAGTGCGGCCACCTTTTCTGCAGTCAGTGCATCCGCGACTCTCTCAGCCGAGCTCACAGCTGCCCTACATGTAGAAAGaaactcacacaaaaacaaTATCACCCAATATATATCTAATGGTAAGACAAGCAACTTGCTGGGATCAGCTGAATGCATCTCAAAAGTTCTGCAGTTTGTTCTCATCAAACAACTGCACAGCTCCATGTTTTCACTGGCTGTTTCGTATATTTTACACATCGGTGCCGAGATGATATTTggcacaaaaaacaaataaaaaaaacattgtatgaTTCTGTTGAAACTGAAAGGGCACTTAGTCTAGGATTAAGTATTTTTAAATTGTGAATACAAACACTGTTTTGATGTTCAGGAAAATTGGAATATACTGACATGGAGTAGTCCGGGTTTGAGGTCTTGGctgctataataataatataatttagtttttttgtcatttaactcTGCCCAGTTTGTAGTATTGAGTAAAATGGTTAAAGTTAGGGTCCAGTTTGAATGAAACACGAGTGACCAACCATCACAGTATCATTTAGTGATATTAGTTTAGTCTTGAGATCAAATGGCTCACTGCTGTGGTGGTctctattcttctttagtaaaATTTGTCAGTGAAATTTGTGAGCTTTTAGTGAATGGGGCGCACTGATGAGGTCGCCCTCCCCCTGTACCTGCTCTCATTTATTCGTATAGCCTTAGTACCAGCCTTGTTAGCTTTAACTGATGGGAATTAATATTTAGATTCATTATTTGTCATCAAATGTATTGCTGCATTCGTATTAATTTTTGAAGGAACAATGGATGCTGGTCAAGACTGCGTAAATGTCACTTTCATCTCAGAAGCACTTTTAAACTGGTCAGAGGATTCTTCCTGACCGTTTAGCAGTGGGTGACTAAAGCTAGCAAGGCTTGTTTGCCAACTTTACATGTTAAATGttgatatttgtatatattttcatgtataaagGACCTGTAAGAGGTGTTAGTATTGTAAAGAccataacatttatttcaataaacgTTTTGATCACTTGTTGTGTACTTTATTTCATGGGGTTTAAAGCAatctaaagggttagttcacccaaaaatggaatttctgtcattaattacttaccttcatgtcatttcacacccgcaagacctttgttcatcttcggaacgcacattttaaaagatatttttgatgaaatccgagatgTTTCTGATGCCCAagagaaagcaacgtaattactacattcaaggtccagaaaagtattaAAGACAAAGCAAAAGTAactcaatttattttttttttgtcattctcctatgctgttgacGTAGTAagcacagtgcagcgcttccaggttctacgtcagaacgccggctacagcctcagcatcacacgcatgcatcgtgctgctcacgtgaacagcgtccgccaatactgagtcggcgTTCAGATGTAGAACACgtcaacagcataggagaatgacagggaagaggaaaaaaatgttgaataaagttaatttttttttgtttttgcgcacaaaaatattcttgtcgcttcataacattaaggttgaactattGAAGTCATGTTGACTTTCAACGATgtctttaatatttttctggaccttgaatgtggtaattgcATTGCTTTCTGTTGGggatcagaaacctctcagatcatcaaaaagatcttcatttgtgttctgaagatgaacaaagatcttataggtgtggaatgacatgagggtgagtaattaatgacaaatttcatttttggctgaactaactcTAAAGTTTTTAAACAACTAATTTTCTTGGGTTTCTTGTGTTCTGTacttgcttaaagggatagttcaccccccaaaaatcaacttttctttcttctgttaaacacaaaagaagatattttgaagaatgttggtaaccagacagttgacagtagccattgacttccatagtaggaaaaaataaatactaaggAAGTCAATGGCTATTATCAACTCTTtaattaccaacattcttcaaaatatcttcttttgtgttcaacagaagaaagaaacacacaggtttagaacaacttgagggtgagtaaatgacaaaattttcattctTGGGTGAACCATCACTCTAACCTACTAAAGAAATACagtagttctcccaaaaataaatattctgtcatcatttactcgccttcatgtggttccaaacctgtacaacTTTCTTCCGTGGATCGCAATTAGATATTTTataagtcagtggggtccaaacaatggatgatgacagaattgccATCAAATTTGGGTCATTTATTCCTTTAAAAAGCAGCTGGAACTGAGCtgatctggggtgcgtttcccgaaagcatcgttagtaAACTATGGTCGGAAGTCCctttgaactctattggtaacgacagaacttgcgaccatagttcgctttggaaAACGTACCCCAAGATGTTAGAATTCAAGGACGCAAAAACCAATCGCTGCCAGGGAGGAATGGATGATTTATTGCAATTAGTCATTTTCAGACACAAAGGCTTTCCAACTCAAGAACAACATACGTAcctgtacaaaaacacacttgTTACCAAGAAACGTAAATCTGAATAAAATCGTGAGAACACGCAAACAGCAAAGGGAACAAACAGAGGATGCAGAGGAGGATGGTTGTGGCAATGATGAAGAGTAGAACACGGTGGATTTCTAAGCCAATTTAAGCACCATATTCATGTTATAGGAAAGGCAGAACAAAATACCTTTGAATGTAGGACTTAAGTTTAACATGGGTACACACATGAGAATAATCATCACAGTATTTTTTCATTAGACATTTTAACCAACTAAAGAAAATAACAGTTGGTGCACTACTTAGTCATCATGCAATTTACTTTAGTAAACCTTCTGTAACACAGACAAAATAGACTTCAATATGTAGAAGAACTTCATAGATTTCTGCCAAACAGCAATTGTCACAAAGCCTGGAAAGTAATTATAGAATCTTTGAATGTGAGGTCACCTATCAaaaataatatgctgattttttattttctttatatatttaaagtgcAAGTATTTTATCCATTTGATTCACTGCTTTCTGTAAGTATAAAatacaaaggaaaaaaaaaaacggcaaTATGCTTTTTCCTATGTACATTTCCTGTGCATATAGGAATACATATATAGGAATCTAgtgcatatttttatatatatatatatatatatatatatatgtatttatatatatgctatctttttttaataaagaggCGCATCATATGTAACAAaccatatatacacacacatcacaggtcatatatatatttttaagtacaACACATTTGATAGGGAATAAAAAGGAAATGGTTGGTGGGATATGTGAATACCCTCCTTGTGCATTGACCCTCGATGCAGGACCCCTCCCAGACAGTCTGCTTAATACGCAAAACGCTCACAGTTACATGCTAAGCAGGTCGAAGCCTTGAGCTTGTGAGACCGAAGGATCGTGAAGTATGAGAACTAACCCAAGTTCGTGACTGGCCGTGGTTTAACAGGGAAGGGGATCCATATaatcacacacgcacacacacacacacacttcatgaGATTAACACGTAGATCAAGTTAAAAGGTCGCAATTCGCTCTTCGTATATTGGAAAATGCAGATACGCAAGGGCTTTAAACTGTCTGTGCAGCTCTGTTAGTTCACAAATACACGCTCCGCTCATTAAGGTCAGGTGTCGTTAGAATCGGCACCACTAATTGGAGAATAGACTAAAATAGAGTCAGAGTACCATCTTATTTTTTTGTCCCCACAGCCTGTTGTGCATCAAACCAATACTGGTCTTTGCTGGTGGAGAGCTTAAACACTATTAGATGAACGTTACAAGAAATTCTTGGCTGAACGCTGCCACCTGGACAGGATTGAGCCATTTAGTACCCAATAGCACCTTCATGTTTGACTTTAAACATGTGCTCGTTCCATCGAGGGCTTCAACTGAGAGCAAAAGCGGCGTGTTTTTGCAGATTTGCATTGTTTTGCTCTAGGAAACACCCTTTCGGTGTTACTTCCAGTTTCGATTCCTTCAGATTTCGTACTGTGGCACACATTGAACAGTTTTCGCAATCGGATCCGGGCAGTGATAGGAAAAAAGATTCGCTTACCGGTCTCAGAGGAAAAGAAATATTACAGTGTACAAATGGACTTAAAATAGCCCCTACAAGCAAAGCATGGCGTTTCAGATTCAGAAGAGTCTTGAAGAGATGCGAGGGCATATATATCGAGCGAGACAAAGTGCCTATGTATGCTTTAATATTGTGCAGTGGTAAACAAGAGACTAAACGCTCCACAGGAATAATGTCAGCCTTGATCCCCCATAGACTTCCTCGTGTGCTTAGCACGAAACGGGTCTTTAGCATGGGGGTCTGTGGCTGGAAACCCCCAAACTGTCTGTAGGCTGGTGGCTTTACTAGATACAAAGGTCTTGTTTTTACAAAACCCCACATATCTGAGTATTTGTGATGTCTGGGTCtgacagcaacaggcttttcaCCGCATGTCTCAGCAATACTAGTGAGCTGGCTTACATCAAGAGGGTTTGAGAAAAAAGGTCTTTATCCTAAACAACATTCTTCAgatattttatcaaataaatagtTATGAATATCTCGGACTGAAGCATTGTGCATTTAACATTggctaaaatgaaaaataaaacaagaatacGTATATTAGAAACCGAGTATTAAAACTACTCCAACCACAGAGAAGTGACTACATCGATATTTCGAGGTCACGCCGAAGGGATCGCGCCAGATTTGCCGCCGTATGCACGGGCGCTTTCAGACGGTCCCTGTTTGCGGTGACCGGTTAGGTTACTAGACCCTAAAAACTTTGACTTGGGCAGTCAAAAAGGTACGTTTAATACTCAGAGAAATGTTTCAGTAAGAGCGAGCCTCATGCGtaactttattttttgtaattgcaGGGGACGAGTATCCACACACACGGAATGCCGACGTCGAGCGAGATTCAATCGCCTCGCAAAATCCTACCCCCCTGGGACCCCAAGAGGTAGCCATCTGTAATGCCTGTTCAAAAACATCACATTATTATCTAGATACTCAAAATAGTATTTCTGGAAGTTAACTTTCTAATCAATTGGATTCAAAGAGTATAACTGTTCGACTCGACCATTTATAGCTTCAGTTACATAATATGAAGTGTGAAAATTTGAAAGACATTAATTGTTGTATTTAAATAGCTGGATTTTTAGGATTTCTAATCAGGCATTGAAAAAGAGTATCCATTATGATGTCTTTTAGCCAAGAGTTTCGCTTTGGGGGTCCAAAGGGGGACCGGAACCTGCAGGGGGACTGAATTTTGCGCAACGTCGCCATTGGCACGCAGCCTACAATATATTGCACACGATACTGAAATGTTAGCACTGTAACTTTAGTGAGAAAAGAAAAATCTCAAGGTGCGATGTGACGAGGTTGACAACAAACGAATTCAGCAACTGATAAGTAAGACCGGCAGAAGAAAATCCCACGAACGGGGATATTAGCACCAtacaaaaaaatcatacaggcTACTGCCTCGGCCGTAAGTCTActaatataggcctacattagCATAACGTTGGGCTGTAGCGAGAAACATTTGTACAACTTTATTacgctgtttttgttttgtttttgttttttttgtttttgtttttttttttttacacgcagctttttcatttttttaactgtgttattttttttaatgaattgaatttttttatacGGAGCACAAGGAGCAGACCTCCACCGCCTTTAGGTGACTACTGCTGTATTCGCATCGTGTCGGAATTACCGCAATCAATTACGCTTTTCATCATTTGGAAATTTTGCCATCAACGACAAAACCGCACAAGAGTTTTGCCATTAGAATCCAAGTAATTCCGATACGACGTGAACGTAGCACGTCCATGTTTACGTCAGCACTGTTTGATTATGACATCATCGTTCTTTTCCCGGCAACGTGGAGGGCCGAGAGCCCCGTGCGCCTCTTCCTTTGATTGGCTTGTCGAAGAAGTCATCGAAGAAGCACCACGAGTGGTACAGCAACAATGCCGTTGTGACCCCGAACgacaaagaaagacaaacagcGATCAGAAAGAAAATGATCGGACACGTAAAGCATGTAAACGTGTGGAGAATATAAGGCACCAGAGTTGTTTTTTGACGTTGTAGAGGATGCTCCGCGCAGGTATTAACGCAACTCACACTAGTGGACAACTCCTTTTTGAGTACCCCCCCCTCCCACCCCctcccaaaaaaacaaaacaaagaaaaattcCCACAGAAAACGTGGGCAATTTCATAAGGATCTAAGTACATCTGATTCACAAAATCATAGTTTGTATATCTAAGTTAGCACTTCAATGAAACCATCTGCCCAAATGTCAGTGGGCATGGTGCAACAGGGTTCGTATTTAACAGGAACAAGCGTCAACCGGTCGTTTTCGCAATGCCTTCGCTGTGCGGCTACCGAAGTACACATTGCATGACGCGTGCAAACAAACAATCTCATTTGCTTCGTGTATAGAGTTAAAATGAGCAAACAACACCTAGATTTCCTCGTATGCGTTTAAAAGGTGCACTCATTCATATTTTGGTTTAAGTTAGACTTATTCTGGAAATTAAAGTTTCAATAAGATTGAGTTTACGTAGATATTTtggctggtcatgtgatctcatcACGGCGGCCCCCACGACGCAATCAgcgtaaaacttttaaatgatgGAAAAATGAGTGAGTGCACCTTTAAGTCGAATCAGAAGGGGTGACATCCGTTTATGTAAATTGAATATTCAGACAGAGTGCGTGTTGAAATATACACGGCACTCCCTAATCATTGTATCTTCACTTCTGATGTCCGTTTGCATGTTGAACCTTTGGTTCAAATGGTTCCTAAATAATAGCTTTTGTGCTGGAAGTCAAGCACTAGtaattcaaatatatatttcttcCTCTTTGTCAATTTGCACCATTGGAAATagttacactgcaaaaaaaaaaaaaaaaaaaaaaaaaaaaaggaaaaaaaagaaagaaaaaaaaaagaaaaaaaaagagaaagattttccatcttgttttccagtaaaatacCCTTAAAACAAATATACTCGACAAGCAGAACTGTACAAGACGAGTTAGAGTGGGGTCACTTGCTCTAATAAGCAGCAAGCTAGATTTACGTCACTGGCTTTGCATGCTCTTGTTAAAACCCCCAGTGTGCATGCTGAATATCAGCAGCATTTTCACCTCACTTTGTAGTTTTTATTaagaaagtacattttaaaatctgcaAAAAACACACTGCGTCATCAGGTTGGCCACATGATTGACAGGTGTCAGTTCTGACGTGTTTAGAAAGCTTGTATTACAACTGACCCCACTCATGTGTCCACTATCACACAGGACAAATGTTTATAGAAAGTGTAATTTTACCATTGACTAGGTATGTTCTTTTGTTTCCAGTACTGACATTCTTTGCTGTGTGTCATGAGTGCTAGGAATAAAATTGTGCACACTGCTGGGTTTTTCTTAAAACGATACTTACAcacatatttgtactggaaaacaagaggATTTCGCAGTGCATAAGAGCTTGGATGTGTCACACACGTGGGTAAAGCGGGATATACACACACTCCTGCACCATCCTGGACACGGTTCATACATGTTGTCGATAGCAGCGTCTTACTGTTAAATGGTGGGTAAGTGGGTAACTTCCGGCGATGAGTGAAGAGATGCAACTGTTGAGTCTGTGAAGGTTGTGTGTGTAGAGCGATCCCATATTACAGTAACGTCTGATTATCATGTCATTCGTTCTGtgcacatgtatatatatatatatatat encodes:
- the rnf4 gene encoding RING finger protein 4, coding for MSNTTQRKRRTASSTACSHRVSRKRNRTQVSQIAMETIDVLESDRTNSEDVVDLTCEGSEPAVVDLTNNDSIVVVEDGVQSRRGQGTESYVLSSDEEEESSLRLSPGLLSSLHASSQARSTPGAVSCPVCMDAYSEIIDSGRLMVSTKCGHLFCSQCIRDSLSRAHSCPTCRKKLTQKQYHPIYI